The Setaria viridis chromosome 2, Setaria_viridis_v4.0, whole genome shotgun sequence DNA window TTGAGCCACCCAAGAGATAGATAATGGTGTTTTGAAAAGTTGTGTATTCTCTCAAAGTAAAACTATAGCAGAAGCTGAACAAATATAACAATGCAGATTTTAGCTGTCATGCAATTTCACAATAGGAAGGCTGCAGAAGTAACTGATAATGGAAAAAACTGTTAGCTTCTGCAGTAAACAAATTGTAGCACCAAGATATAGGCAAAAAAATGCATGACAACTTACAAGGAGTTCCATCAAGTTTTATTACGAGCCCTGTGTTTGAATGAGAGATGCATCATGTAGCTGAGAGGAGCAAAATTCCATATGGTGCAAAAGTATCATAATTAAGTATCTGGACAATCAAATTTTCTTGCTGAGAAGCAACATGGGTATAATGTGCAGGGGaatataaattttttttgccTCGTTGCTGAAGTTAAAACTGAGCTCATGGGCTACAAAATCCACAGTAAGAGATATTAAATCAGTGAATCAGACCCTACTGCGCTGTTTTACCTAAACCAAACAGGCACAGATCAAAACTTCAGCACACATCTAGAGGGTACTTGTCAGTATACCTGGGCCGACAAGAACTGTCCATTGTTCCTGTCGGTTTTACAAAAGCCGTCAGGAAAAAAGGAAGCTGACGGGAACCTTCCCAATTCTGGTAGTGCTAGTCCTAGAAACACTGCACAAAATTTCATTCACTGGTTCGGTATACATCTAGAATGAAAATATGTAGAAAGGACATATGATAACATATAATAAGCTCTGGGATTATATCAGAAAGACAAGTTATGTTTTGGCTCCAAAAAACAGTAAATGTAACTATGGCTGATTGCTCAACACACCCTAGCTTTAAAATCCCCAACATCTGGTTGAGTTTTACTTGGAATGCAATGTATCCAGCTGAATTTCACCCCCATAGTGATGATACCTTAACCAGTTTGATAAATCCAGAATAatatagaaaggaaaaaaaatgctagtTCCTACAGTACATAAAACTGTAACAAGTTCAACGAAAAATGCATGAGAACTTATAAGCAGCCTAAATATTAGTACGAGCCTTGTTAAAGCAGGAGGAATGCATCGCATTATTGATTCAGCTCAGAAAAAGCAAGATTCACTACAGTACCAAAATGTTTCAGCCACAACTAAGCAACCGCATAAGCTTTAACTGCAGCGAAGTGCAAGGAGGGTATAATATGTTGCAGGATATCAAATTCTTGCCTCCTTATTGAAGTTACAACTGAATTGGTGGGTTACAAAATCCACTGCAAGAGCTAAGAAATCAGTGAATCAAACCCTACTTTGGGATTACCTAAAACAAATTGGTACAGATCAAAACTTCAAAACATCAGCATCCCTCTTGAGGGCAGCTCTGTAGCCCTACAAACACTAGATTTCTATTGACTGTATAACAAACCTTTAGTAGACTCACGAAGATATGCATCCATATCATATCCTACAAGATGCATTCGCCATGCAAGTGCCTGCGCGTCCTTTCTTCTGTGACAGATACAAAGGTTCCTAAGTAACCGGTTGCCAACAGGTTGTGACATAATAAAGCGTTTACTCAATGTATAGAGCATAACATCAACTGCTGCATTTAGATTTCTTTCCCAACATAGGTATTTGGTAAGATGGGAACAGCAAGCTGGTGTGACATTTATGCCAAACTCCACAAGTATACGAAAAATCTTGAGAGCATCATCTATTCTCCTTGCTTGACAGAGGCCTATGAGCCAAATGGTGTAAGAACTTGAGTTTACCGAACCATGTTCTTGGTCTATCTTGATTAGCTCCCTAACTGCTTCATCCAGGGAGCCATCTTCAAACTTTTTCCGGGCACTGGCAATTACTTCATCTTCGGCTGAGAGATTGTACTTTTGGGGCAGGTGATCAAACCATAGTTTGATTGCTTGTGATAATTTATTCTTCCTACATAGCGATCTCATCATGCTATTGTAGATTGACAAACTAGGGGTGCCACCACTCTGTAACATGTCCTGGAACAACATCATGGCATCATCATCTCTGTGTGCCCTCAAGAGACTATCAATAAGAGTCCCATAAGTGATCTCATCAGGAGTGAACCCCTTGGGTTGGAGCTCTTTGAAGAGCCTAAGTGCTCCATCAAGATTCCTTACTTTACACAGTCCATTTATCATTGTGTTATATGTGACAACATCAGGAACTACACCACTGTCTATTATACCTCGAAGAAGTTTGTAAGCTTTCAGCACCTGCCCAGACTGGCACATACTGTCAACCAGCTTCTGCAAGCTCTCTCTGTCCCTCACCTGGTTTGCGCCAAGTGTCAGTCGCAGGAATAAGGAAGGGTTATTTCCCATCTCCATCTTATAAAAAAGCATCCGAGCTTCCTCAAGCCTGCGTGCCCTGTAGAGCCCATTGATAAGCACATTGTAAGTCATAACAGTTGGATGGCAACCAACTTTCCCCATCTCATCAAAAACCTGCAATGCCTCATCCACAAGTCCTTTCTTGCACAGCCCGCATATCATGATAGTGTGTGTAGTGGTGTCCAGGACCACGCTATTTTGTGTCATCTCTGACATCAATGAGCGAGCTCCATCCAGATCACCAACATCACAGAGGGCCTTCAGCAGTGTGTTATAGCAGAAAGTGTCAGGAGCAAAACCTTTCTCTTTCATCTCATCCAGAAATACAAAGGCATCCTCGATTCTGCCAGCCTCTGCGCAACCACGGATCATTACAGTGTACAGGACAACATCTGATGAGACATCAGTCTGTTCCAACATCTCCCTGTAACACTGGAATCCCTCATCGTACCGTCCAGCCTGGAACAAACCGTCGATCAAGCAGCTGTACCCCTTCAAGCCAAGCACAAACTCACCAGTACCACGGAGTGGCTCAAGCTGCTGAATGGCCTCATCAACCCTGCCAGCCTTGCATAGCCCGCTCAGGAATGCGTTGTAGGTGACCTCATCAGGTGGACACCCTTGGTCTTTCATGGAGTGCAGCAGGTTCTCAGCTTCCTTCAGCTGTCCGGCATTGCACATGGACGACAGTAAGACAGTGTGTGTCTTGACATCGGGCACGATCCCCCTCGAGATCATTTCATCAAACAGCTTGAGCGCGTCCGCGGCAGTTCCCCGCTTGCAGAGGCCATCCATGAGCACATTATACGTGGCCCTGTTGGGTGGTAAGCCGGTGGCGAGCATCCTGTTATAGAGCGCCAGGGCCGCCGGAACAACGCCGCTGTTGACGAGGACCCTGAGGACAGCGTTGTAGACGAAGGTGGTGGGGCGGCACCCGAACTCGTCCTCCATCCGGGAGAATGCCTCGACCGCCTCGTGGTgccggccggcggaggcgtgggCGAAGACGAGCGCCTCGAAtgcggcggctggcggccgGAGGCCAGCGGCCTGGGCGTCGGCGATGGCGTCGTacatggcggcgtcggcgtccgtgGCGAGGAGGATGGGGACGACAGCGCGGGAGTGGAGGAGCGGGGAGCGGAGGCGCGGGGAGAGCgcggagaagaggaagaggcggaggcgggaggcggGCGGGAGCGCGGCGCAGAGGAGGGCGTCGGCGACGGAGTGCGGGGTGAGGCGGcgcgagaggagggagagacAGGGGAGGAGGGCGGGGAGCGACGGCGGGAGGGTGGAGAGGAGCGCGTGGAGGGCGTCGCTGGCTtcgagctcggcggcgagggaaggggcggaggtgtggatggggccggcgccggcggggccggagaTGGGGAGGGGAAGCGGAAGGAGggagcgtgccgccgccgcacatCTCATAAGGTCATCGAGGTGGATCGAGGCGGACGGAGGTGGatcgcggcagcggcggcggcggcggcgggagcgggagagACAGGAGGTGAGTGCGGGCGGCGAAGACTGGGAGGGAGGAGGGCTTCGCTGGATCGACTAGTTGAATGAGTTTTGCCTTAATTTGTTTTTCAAAATTCGACAGGGGAAATGTCTTTCATACACCAAGCTGAAGCGAGTACAAGTACATGAATACTTAGGTTTAGTCCTCACCAAGCTGAATCGAGTACAAGTACATGAATACTTAGGGACTAAACTAAACTTTAAACCCCTTATTCACTAGACTAAACTTAATCTCCCTATTTGGTTCTAGTGACTAAAGGTCATTAAAACAGTTGAACAAAGACTAACTACCCCTAATCAACGCCTCCCACCGCGCCATGGTGTTGCTCGCCGGCTCGCAAAtcccctcgccgtcgtcgaggcTGAGCCCCTGCACGGCCACGGGGCTGCAGCGACGCCCGGGGCGCTCCATGCGCACCATCCGCTCCGCGCTGCTATAGCCGGACTCCGCCCTAGGCTCCCTGGCCTCgtgccatggcggcggcgacacgggCAACTCCGACATTGAGAACCTCACCGACTCCGTCATTGACTTCCACCTCAACGAGCTCACTGCCACCGCGGGGCCAGCGCACCCGGCTGCCATCGCCAAGTCATCATCCGCCATCAACACGGCCACCACGGAGCTGCTCGAGCTGTCGCGGGACTTCTCCGACTACTCCAGTTTCAGCTCCGACATCTCTGGG harbors:
- the LOC117844145 gene encoding uncharacterized protein translates to MRCAAAARSLLPLPLPISGPAGAGPIHTSAPSLAAELEASDALHALLSTLPPSLPALLPCLSLLSRRLTPHSVADALLCAALPPASRLRLFLFSALSPRLRSPLLHSRAVVPILLATDADAAMYDAIADAQAAGLRPPAAAFEALVFAHASAGRHHEAVEAFSRMEDEFGCRPTTFVYNAVLRVLVNSGVVPAALALYNRMLATGLPPNRATYNVLMDGLCKRGTAADALKLFDEMISRGIVPDVKTHTVLLSSMCNAGQLKEAENLLHSMKDQGCPPDEVTYNAFLSGLCKAGRVDEAIQQLEPLRGTGEFVLGLKGYSCLIDGLFQAGRYDEGFQCYREMLEQTDVSSDVVLYTVMIRGCAEAGRIEDAFVFLDEMKEKGFAPDTFCYNTLLKALCDVGDLDGARSLMSEMTQNSVVLDTTTHTIMICGLCKKGLVDEALQVFDEMGKVGCHPTVMTYNVLINGLYRARRLEEARMLFYKMEMGNNPSLFLRLTLGANQVRDRESLQKLVDSMCQSGQVLKAYKLLRGIIDSGVVPDVVTYNTMINGLCKVRNLDGALRLFKELQPKGFTPDEITYGTLIDSLLRAHRDDDAMMLFQDMLQSGGTPSLSIYNSMMRSLCRKNKLSQAIKLWFDHLPQKYNLSAEDEVIASARKKFEDGSLDEAVRELIKIDQEHGSVNSSSYTIWLIGLCQARRIDDALKIFRILVEFGINVTPACCSHLTKYLCWERNLNAAVDVMLYTLSKRFIMSQPVGNRLLRNLCICHRRKDAQALAWRMHLVGYDMDAYLRESTKGLLYSQ